The following proteins are encoded in a genomic region of Arachis ipaensis cultivar K30076 chromosome B02, Araip1.1, whole genome shotgun sequence:
- the LOC107627249 gene encoding rRNA 2'-O-methyltransferase fibrillarin-like, with protein sequence MVAVVSGTAEEGGAVAVAPVRGQGGKGRGNGGRGKRGRKGAWVALGGDGGAVVVIAEEGRGGGGRKKKEEQERGGKEGGGMRRCLGGRWGGGRSIPTEGFSKRGQSEIDIPAVGDKSTN encoded by the exons atggTGGCGGTGGTGTCTGGCACGGCGGAGGAGGGTGGCGCGGTGGCGGTGGCTCCTGTTCGGGGGCAGGGAGGGAAAGGTAGGGGTAATGGGGGGAGGGGGAAAAGGGGAAGGAAGGGGGCGTGGGTGGCGCTGGGCGGTgacggcggcgcggtggtggtgaTCGCGGAGGAGGGCAGGGGCGGTGgagggaggaagaagaaggaagaacaagAAAGAGGGGGGAAGGAAGGAGGTGGGATGCGGCGGTGTCTGGGTGGTCGGTGGGGTGGCGGTCGTTcg ataccaactgaaggattctcaaaAAGGGGACAGAGTGAGATTGATATACCAGCAGTTGGAGACAAATCCACAAACTGA